The window GTGGGTCCGAGACAACGTCCTCGACAAGCTGCCCTCGCCCGCGGACAAGGCGTGGTGTGACCGCGCGACCATCCGCAAGCGGTTGCTGGAGTTCCTGACCACGCCCAAGACGCGCGACAAGATGGAGCTGTGGGCCTGGTTCGGCGCCTACGACCACGTCGTCCTGGGCCAGCTCTGGGGCGCCATGCCCGCGTTGCCGCGGGAGATCCCGCGCTTCACCCGGGAGCTGCGGCAGCGCTGGGAGGACGTCGGCAAGCCCTACCTGCCCACCCCACCCAACGACGCGCACGACGCCCTCGCCGACGCCCGCCACAACCTCGTGCGCTGGAAGATCATCGAAGCCGAGTGGCAGAAAATGATCGCCGACTGACGAGTTGTCCACACCCTGGACACCCCTGCTTGCTACACCGATTCAGTAGCCGGCAGGCTTGGCGTCGAAGTGGTGACGGCGGTCACTGCTCGCGAAGTCGGAGGAGGGTCGAAGACATGCGCGTCGGCGTGCTCACCGGTGGTGGTGACTGTCCAGGTCTCAACGCGGTCATCCGGGCCGTGGTGCGAAAAGGCATCGAGGGGCACGGCTGGGAGATCGTCGGCTTCCGCAACGGCTGGCAAGGCCCGCTCGAAGGGCTCACCAAGCCGATCGGCCTCGCCGAGGTCGAGGACATCCTGACCCGCGGCGGCACCATCCTCGGCTCCTCGCGCACGAATCCGTACAAGGTCGACGGTGGCCCGGAGAAGATCCGCCAGACCCTGGCCGAACTCAAGGTCGACGCGCTGATCGCCATCGGCGGCGAGGACACCCTCGGGGTCGCCAAGCGCCTGACCGACGACGGCATCGGCGTGGTGGGCGTGCCGAAGACGATCGACAACGACCTCGGCGCCACCGACTACACCTTCGGCTTCGACACCGCGGTGCACATCGCGACCGAGTCGATCGACCGGTTGCGCACCACCGCCGAGTCTCACCACCGCGCGCTGGTCGTGGAGGTCATGGGCAGGCACGCGGGTTGGATCGCCCTGCACTCCGGGCTCGCGGGCGGCGCGAACGTGATCCTGGTCCCCGAGCGCCCGTTCAGCGTCGACAAGGTCATCGAGTGGGTGCAGCGCCGCTTCGAGCGCCAGTTCGCCCCGATCATCGTCGTGGCGGAAGGCGCGCTCCCCGAGGGCGGCGCGGAACTGCTGGCCAGCGGCGAGCGGGACGCCTTCGGGCACGTCCGGCTCGGCGGCGTCGGCCAGTGGCTGGCCGAGGAGATCGCCGCCAAGACCGGCAAGGAGTCGCGCGCCGTCATCCTCGGCCACACCCAGCGCGGCGGCACCCCCACCGCCTACGACCGAGTCCTCGCCACCCGCTTCGGCCTGCACGCGGTCGACGCCGTGGCCGACGGCGACTTCGGCGTCATGGTCGCGTTGCGTGGCACCGACATCGTCCGGGTCAAGCTGGCGGAGGCGACCGCCGAGCTCAAGACCGTGCCGCTGGAGCGATACGCCGAGGCGGAGATCTTCTTCGGCTGAGCTACTTGAGTTGGCCGCGCACCTCGCCACCGGTGTAGGTCGGGGTGTGCACGTTGACGTAGTAGGCCCGTGGGTTCGCGACGATGCCCGCGAGTTCCGTCGGGGTCAGCGCGCCGCCCTCGACGGCGGTGACGCACCCGGAGACGGTGCTCGTCGCCGCTGGGGGAGTGATCAGGCCGACGACCACCGGGCCCGCGACGTTGCGGGCGCCGACGTGGATGTGGGCGGCGACCGGGCTTCCGGTCAGGTTCCGCACTTCGAGGGTGTAGCAGAGCTCGCTGCCGTCGACCTCGTAGGTGAAGAACCCGCTGCCGCCGCTGACCACGGTGCCCGTCTCCTGCTCGGGGTTCA is drawn from Actinokineospora alba and contains these coding sequences:
- a CDS encoding polyadenylate-specific 3'-exoribonuclease AS, which translates into the protein MRFFYDCEFIEDGTTIDLVSIGVVDENGREFYAVSTEFDPNKAGQWVRDNVLDKLPSPADKAWCDRATIRKRLLEFLTTPKTRDKMELWAWFGAYDHVVLGQLWGAMPALPREIPRFTRELRQRWEDVGKPYLPTPPNDAHDALADARHNLVRWKIIEAEWQKMIAD
- a CDS encoding 6-phosphofructokinase encodes the protein MRVGVLTGGGDCPGLNAVIRAVVRKGIEGHGWEIVGFRNGWQGPLEGLTKPIGLAEVEDILTRGGTILGSSRTNPYKVDGGPEKIRQTLAELKVDALIAIGGEDTLGVAKRLTDDGIGVVGVPKTIDNDLGATDYTFGFDTAVHIATESIDRLRTTAESHHRALVVEVMGRHAGWIALHSGLAGGANVILVPERPFSVDKVIEWVQRRFERQFAPIIVVAEGALPEGGAELLASGERDAFGHVRLGGVGQWLAEEIAAKTGKESRAVILGHTQRGGTPTAYDRVLATRFGLHAVDAVADGDFGVMVALRGTDIVRVKLAEATAELKTVPLERYAEAEIFFG
- a CDS encoding CHRD domain-containing protein, which codes for MARALTLITTTAAAFVLTAGVAAAAPAIPLNPEQETGTVVSGGSGFFTYEVDGSELCYTLEVRNLTGSPVAAHIHVGARNVAGPVVVGLITPPAATSTVSGCVTAVEGGALTPTELAGIVANPRAYYVNVHTPTYTGGEVRGQLK